In a single window of the Sphingosinicella microcystinivorans genome:
- a CDS encoding carboxylesterase/lipase family protein, whose product MKTAGMFIVAALLGAAQGAGASTPAPVRTQSGSVQGVPEGDVLAYKGIAFAKPPVGDLRWRTPQAPAPWKGVRRADRYGPDCMQIPYKADAAPLGVKPSEDCLYLNVWTPAEPSSEKRPVMVWIYGGGFVNGGSSPPVYAGTKFAESGVVFVSFNYRLGRFGFFAHPALTREANGTPHGNYAILDQIAALEWVKANIAAFGGDPGNVTIFGESAGGMSVHALATTPLAKGLFHKAIVLSGGGRDLMGPLRTAAEAEATGLEFARGKGVTGTDGASLKALRALPAESVMDGLNLMSLFSTTNFTALFADGAVVRKSVDKAYENGDGAPIPMIIGANSADGFFFGGSIDEAYAPLGPVQAGAEKVYDPDGKRDAMQIGVAVSADLLFLEPARHVTRIISRKGRPVYTYRFGYVPDYLRAAQPGAFHASELPFVFDTVEARHGEKTSEGDRAAARLIHDYWVNFAKSGIPSSTGGGAWSPYDPAADNIMIFDEDGARQEADPIRARLDFIEAFVTGASGR is encoded by the coding sequence ATGAAGACCGCCGGTATGTTTATCGTGGCCGCGCTCCTCGGCGCGGCGCAAGGCGCGGGTGCATCGACCCCGGCGCCGGTCCGCACACAGTCGGGGAGCGTTCAGGGTGTGCCTGAAGGGGACGTGCTCGCCTACAAGGGAATAGCGTTCGCAAAGCCTCCGGTCGGTGATCTGCGCTGGCGCACGCCGCAGGCCCCCGCACCGTGGAAGGGCGTGCGGCGTGCGGACCGATACGGGCCGGACTGTATGCAGATTCCCTATAAGGCCGATGCTGCCCCTCTCGGTGTGAAACCGTCGGAGGATTGTCTCTACCTGAATGTCTGGACACCGGCGGAGCCGTCTTCGGAAAAACGGCCCGTCATGGTCTGGATTTACGGCGGCGGGTTCGTGAACGGCGGCAGTTCGCCGCCCGTCTATGCCGGCACGAAGTTCGCGGAATCCGGCGTCGTCTTCGTCAGCTTCAATTACCGCCTCGGGCGCTTCGGCTTCTTCGCGCACCCGGCGCTGACGCGGGAGGCGAACGGCACGCCGCATGGCAACTACGCCATTCTCGACCAGATCGCGGCGCTTGAGTGGGTGAAGGCGAATATCGCGGCCTTCGGGGGCGATCCCGGTAATGTCACCATATTCGGCGAATCCGCGGGCGGCATGTCGGTCCATGCGCTTGCCACCACGCCGCTCGCCAAGGGGCTCTTCCACAAGGCCATCGTTCTTTCCGGCGGCGGGCGCGATCTCATGGGGCCGCTTCGCACGGCGGCGGAGGCGGAAGCAACGGGCCTCGAATTCGCGCGCGGGAAAGGCGTGACCGGAACCGATGGCGCTTCGCTGAAGGCACTCAGGGCGCTTCCGGCGGAGAGCGTCATGGACGGCCTCAACCTGATGAGCCTTTTCTCGACAACGAACTTCACCGCCTTGTTCGCGGACGGTGCAGTCGTTCGCAAGTCTGTCGACAAGGCTTACGAGAACGGAGACGGCGCCCCGATACCCATGATCATCGGCGCGAACAGCGCGGACGGATTTTTCTTCGGCGGTAGCATCGACGAGGCCTATGCGCCTCTCGGCCCCGTGCAGGCCGGTGCGGAAAAGGTCTACGATCCGGACGGCAAGCGCGACGCCATGCAAATCGGCGTCGCGGTTTCGGCGGACTTGCTGTTCCTTGAACCGGCGCGGCATGTGACGCGCATCATTTCGCGCAAGGGCCGGCCGGTCTATACGTACCGCTTCGGCTACGTGCCCGATTATCTGCGCGCTGCGCAGCCGGGCGCGTTCCACGCCTCGGAGCTTCCGTTCGTTTTCGATACGGTCGAGGCGCGTCACGGCGAGAAGACGTCCGAGGGCGACAGGGCCGCGGCCCGCCTGATCCACGACTATTGGGTTAATTTCGCGAAGAGCGGCATTCCGTCGTCGACCGGCGGAGGAGCATGGTCGCCTTACGATCCGGCTGCCGACAACATCATGATCTTCGATGAAGACGGCGCGCGACAGGAAGCGGACCCGATCCGCGCGCGGCTGGATTTCATCGAGGCTTTCGTGACGGGAGCATCGGGACGGTGA
- the glk gene encoding glucokinase, translating to MSRIVVADIGGTHARFAIADTDRGRPISLGPAHTFKTAEHASVLSAWKAFSAAAGEPLPRAAAICVACPVSGDMLKLTNNPWVIRPAQIAGTLGLDHLTLVNDFAAVAHAVAHLDSSHLRHLCGPDLPLPAAGVIGIVGPGTGLGVATLLRTGETYHVLPGEGGHIDFAPLDSIEDTILQRLRQRYRRVSVERIVSGPGLVSIYEALAAIEGRAITVPDDAALWSAAIAGTDDLAVTALDRFCASLGAVAGDMALVQGAAAVVIAGGVGLRLADHLPRSGFRERFIAKGRFENRMSGLPVKLAAHPQPGLFGAAAAFLQEHAR from the coding sequence ATGAGCAGGATCGTCGTGGCCGACATCGGCGGCACTCATGCCCGCTTCGCCATCGCCGACACGGACAGGGGCCGCCCGATTTCCCTTGGCCCCGCACACACCTTCAAGACGGCCGAGCACGCTAGCGTCCTTTCGGCATGGAAGGCGTTCAGCGCGGCCGCAGGCGAGCCCCTGCCCCGCGCAGCGGCCATCTGCGTCGCCTGCCCGGTCTCCGGCGATATGCTGAAGCTCACCAACAATCCGTGGGTGATCCGCCCCGCGCAGATCGCCGGGACGCTCGGGCTCGATCATCTCACGCTGGTCAACGACTTCGCCGCCGTCGCGCACGCCGTCGCCCATCTGGACAGCAGCCATCTGCGTCATCTCTGCGGCCCCGACCTGCCGCTGCCCGCCGCAGGTGTCATCGGCATCGTCGGCCCCGGCACGGGACTCGGCGTCGCCACGCTGCTGCGAACGGGCGAGACCTACCATGTCCTGCCAGGCGAAGGCGGCCATATCGACTTCGCGCCCCTCGATTCCATCGAGGATACGATCCTGCAGCGCCTGCGCCAACGCTACCGGCGCGTCTCCGTGGAACGCATCGTTTCCGGCCCCGGCCTTGTGAGCATCTATGAAGCGCTTGCCGCAATCGAAGGCCGCGCCATCACGGTGCCCGACGACGCGGCGCTGTGGTCGGCGGCCATCGCGGGCACCGACGACCTCGCCGTCACCGCGCTGGACCGCTTCTGCGCGAGCCTCGGCGCGGTAGCGGGCGACATGGCGCTCGTGCAGGGCGCGGCGGCCGTGGTGATCGCGGGCGGCGTCGGGCTCCGGCTTGCCGATCATCTCCCCCGTTCCGGGTTTCGGGAGCGCTTCATCGCGAAGGGCCGCTTCGAAAATCGCATGAGCGGTCTGCCGGTGAAACTCGCGGCGCATCCGCAACCGGGTCTGTTCGGCGCAGCGGCGGCCTTTCTGCAGGAGCACGCCCGATGA
- a CDS encoding sugar MFS transporter translates to MQGLQVHVFALFFIFGGITSLNDVIIPKLKELFTLNYTQAMLVQFCFFTAYLLIGIPGAKLVKRIGYMRGAVCGLLLMMLGCLLFIPASQAALYALFLFALFVLASGVVIVQVVANPLIVLLGPPRTAHSRLTFAQAFNSLGTTIFPIGGAILILGSLAGVSADQLSGADLAAYRTAESRAIVHGYLGLAVVLALVAAAVWLFRDRLKGERHEESAGLAGFDLLKRPRFGFGALSIFLYVGAEVSIGSLIVNYLMQPGVMALAEQSAGKLIGLYWGGAMVGRFIGSAVLRVISPGKVLVFVACGAATLILVSTTTTGFVSGYSLLAIGLMNSIMFPTIFSLACENLGARTADGSGIINVAIFGGAVVPLATGALADLAGSLAIALALPAACYLVIAGFGFFARRPA, encoded by the coding sequence ATGCAGGGCCTTCAGGTCCACGTCTTCGCGCTGTTCTTCATCTTCGGCGGCATCACCTCCCTGAACGATGTCATCATCCCCAAGCTGAAGGAGCTGTTCACGCTCAATTACACGCAGGCGATGCTCGTTCAGTTCTGCTTCTTCACCGCCTATCTCCTGATCGGGATTCCGGGCGCGAAGCTCGTCAAGCGGATCGGGTACATGCGCGGCGCCGTTTGCGGCCTGCTCCTCATGATGCTCGGATGCCTGCTGTTCATCCCGGCGAGCCAGGCGGCCCTCTATGCACTCTTCCTGTTCGCGCTTTTCGTTCTCGCCAGCGGTGTCGTGATCGTTCAGGTCGTGGCGAACCCGCTGATCGTCCTCCTGGGGCCGCCACGAACGGCGCACAGCCGCCTGACGTTCGCGCAGGCGTTCAATTCGCTCGGCACGACGATCTTCCCGATCGGCGGCGCCATCCTCATCCTCGGCAGCCTTGCGGGTGTCAGTGCCGATCAGCTTTCCGGCGCCGATCTCGCGGCCTATCGCACGGCCGAAAGCCGCGCGATCGTTCACGGCTATCTCGGGCTTGCCGTCGTGCTTGCGCTCGTCGCCGCCGCCGTCTGGCTGTTCCGCGATCGCCTGAAAGGCGAAAGGCACGAGGAGAGCGCCGGGCTCGCGGGATTCGATCTGCTGAAGCGTCCGCGCTTCGGTTTCGGCGCGCTCTCGATCTTCCTCTATGTCGGGGCAGAGGTTTCGATCGGGTCGCTGATCGTCAACTACCTGATGCAGCCGGGCGTGATGGCCCTCGCGGAGCAGTCGGCCGGAAAGCTGATCGGCCTCTACTGGGGCGGTGCGATGGTGGGGCGCTTCATCGGTTCGGCCGTCTTGAGGGTCATCAGCCCCGGCAAGGTGCTGGTTTTTGTCGCTTGCGGCGCGGCAACGCTGATTCTCGTTTCCACGACGACGACGGGATTCGTGTCCGGCTACAGCCTGCTTGCGATCGGCCTCATGAATTCGATCATGTTCCCGACGATCTTCTCATTGGCCTGCGAAAATCTCGGCGCCCGCACGGCGGACGGGTCCGGTATCATCAACGTCGCGATCTTCGGCGGCGCGGTCGTGCCGCTGGCGACGGGCGCGCTTGCCGATCTCGCGGGCAGCCTCGCGATCGCGCTGGCCCTGCCCGCCGCGTGCTACCTCGTCATTGCCGGTTTCGGCTTTTTCGCGAGACGGCCCGCCTGA
- the eda gene encoding bifunctional 4-hydroxy-2-oxoglutarate aldolase/2-dehydro-3-deoxy-phosphogluconate aldolase: MTIETVMRLAPVIPVVVIDDPAHARPIAEALVAGGLPAIEVTLRTPAALEAIAEISTVAGAVVGAGTVLDDRQLDQAIGAGATFAVSPGLTERLGRAAIERDVPFLPGIANASDLMRGLDLGLRHFKFFPAVANGGLPALRALAGPFGDARFCSTGGITPDNAADWLADPVVLCVGGTWIVPRGTPDPEQIRSAAARAADLRRAVSRKSRNRQ, translated from the coding sequence ATGACCATCGAAACCGTCATGCGCCTCGCTCCCGTCATCCCGGTGGTGGTGATCGACGACCCCGCCCATGCCCGGCCGATCGCCGAGGCGCTGGTCGCGGGCGGTCTGCCCGCGATCGAAGTGACGCTCCGCACGCCTGCCGCGCTGGAGGCGATCGCCGAAATAAGCACCGTGGCGGGCGCCGTCGTCGGCGCGGGCACCGTGCTCGACGACAGGCAACTCGATCAGGCGATCGGGGCCGGTGCGACGTTCGCCGTCTCGCCGGGGCTCACCGAACGGCTGGGCCGGGCGGCGATCGAGCGGGACGTGCCCTTCCTGCCCGGCATCGCCAACGCGTCCGACCTGATGCGCGGCCTCGATCTCGGGCTGCGCCATTTCAAGTTCTTTCCCGCCGTCGCGAACGGCGGTCTGCCCGCGCTGAGGGCGCTTGCCGGGCCGTTCGGCGACGCCCGCTTCTGCTCCACCGGCGGAATCACGCCCGACAATGCCGCGGACTGGCTCGCCGACCCCGTCGTGCTCTGCGTGGGCGGAACATGGATCGTGCCGCGAGGTACGCCCGACCCGGAACAGATCAGATCGGCTGCTGCGCGCGCTGCGGACCTCAGGCGGGCCGTCTCGCGAAAAAGCCGAAACCGGCAATGA
- a CDS encoding carboxylesterase/lipase family protein, which yields MTVESGALRGEIVDGVSRFLGVPYAAPPVGTLRWAPPRPAEAWSGVRDATTHAPSCMQAITPEGFGPWTKEYVAPPPVSEDCLHLNVWAPASKGSEARPVLVWIHGGAFMSGSNSVPIYDGAALAGQGIVVVAINYRLSVFGYAGFRELADDPQGSANFGLQDIIASLGWVRRNVRAFGGDPERITIAGQSAGAMAVHMLMVSPQARGLFSQAIAQSGIIETALPTLDDAWRRGEDLKAKAGVGTLSELRAVSAERIMAILSAGPLAGAADIGGVPLVGPVVDGRVLPDQVRALQAHGDLASVPVMVGLNADEGVLSPDYFRMSPQMFASKVSRLAGPEKAALFLPEGGVDTEAGATAGNKVLTRLYGLASLVDWSRSAPAARGGRLFAYYFTHAEPGNAPDVFGAFHSAELPYVFDTLDVSPWRNFTDADREIARVMSAYWVNFVKTGNPNGEGVPSWPAYRHDTSTVMELGTHFAPYRTDAETLDIVLNRISGGLDRSIFGMAPEPGGASDGIPEPGAR from the coding sequence GTGACGGTCGAAAGCGGCGCTTTGCGCGGCGAGATCGTGGACGGCGTGTCCCGTTTCCTCGGCGTGCCCTATGCGGCGCCTCCCGTCGGCACGCTGCGCTGGGCGCCGCCGCGTCCGGCGGAGGCGTGGAGCGGGGTACGCGATGCGACGACCCATGCGCCGTCCTGTATGCAGGCGATCACGCCCGAAGGTTTCGGCCCGTGGACGAAGGAGTACGTCGCGCCGCCTCCCGTGTCCGAGGATTGCCTGCATCTCAACGTCTGGGCGCCCGCATCGAAAGGAAGCGAAGCCCGTCCCGTTCTCGTGTGGATCCACGGCGGCGCGTTCATGAGCGGATCGAATTCCGTGCCGATCTACGACGGTGCCGCGCTTGCCGGGCAGGGGATCGTCGTGGTTGCGATCAACTACCGCCTCAGCGTATTCGGCTATGCCGGATTCCGGGAATTGGCCGACGATCCGCAAGGGTCCGCTAACTTCGGCCTGCAGGACATCATCGCATCGCTCGGGTGGGTTCGGCGCAACGTCCGGGCGTTCGGCGGCGATCCCGAAAGGATCACGATCGCGGGTCAATCCGCAGGCGCGATGGCCGTGCACATGCTGATGGTATCGCCGCAGGCGCGCGGCCTGTTCTCGCAGGCCATCGCTCAGAGCGGCATCATCGAAACGGCCCTGCCGACGCTCGATGACGCTTGGCGCCGGGGCGAGGACCTGAAAGCGAAGGCCGGTGTCGGCACGCTTTCGGAACTCCGCGCCGTGTCCGCCGAAAGGATCATGGCCATTCTTTCTGCGGGTCCGCTTGCCGGTGCTGCCGACATCGGCGGCGTGCCGCTCGTCGGCCCTGTCGTCGACGGCCGGGTTCTGCCGGATCAGGTGAGGGCGCTCCAGGCGCACGGTGATCTGGCATCCGTGCCGGTTATGGTCGGGTTGAATGCGGACGAAGGCGTCCTCAGCCCGGATTATTTCCGCATGTCGCCGCAAATGTTCGCATCAAAAGTCTCACGTCTCGCCGGACCGGAGAAGGCCGCGCTCTTCCTTCCCGAAGGCGGCGTCGATACCGAGGCCGGAGCCACGGCGGGCAACAAGGTGCTCACCCGCCTCTACGGGCTCGCATCGCTGGTCGACTGGTCGCGAAGCGCGCCTGCGGCGAGGGGCGGTCGATTGTTCGCCTATTATTTCACGCACGCCGAGCCGGGGAATGCGCCGGATGTGTTCGGGGCCTTCCATTCGGCGGAGCTGCCCTATGTCTTCGACACGCTGGACGTTTCCCCGTGGCGGAACTTCACGGACGCGGACCGGGAGATCGCGCGCGTCATGTCGGCATACTGGGTCAATTTCGTTAAAACCGGGAATCCCAACGGCGAGGGCGTGCCGTCATGGCCGGCGTACCGGCACGATACGTCTACCGTCATGGAACTGGGCACGCACTTCGCGCCCTATCGGACGGATGCGGAAACGCTGGATATCGTTCTGAACCGGATCTCCGGAGGGCTCGACCGCTCGATCTTCGGCATGGCGCCGGAACCGGGCGGTGCGTCCGACGGGATTCCCGAACCGGGGGCGCGGTGA